A section of the Streptomyces sp. V3I8 genome encodes:
- the otsB gene encoding trehalose-phosphatase, protein MASHPGAASLPSPVTTAGRDGLHAILARPHEAVLAFDFDGTLAPIVPDPEQARAHPAAVPALAALAPKVASVAVVTGRPAGVAVRYGGFAGVAGLDHLVVLGHYGAERWDAVTGTVRAPAPHPGVAAARAELPGFLDGIGAWQGSWIEEKGRAVAVHTRRAQDPQAAFEALREPLARLAREHGLIVEPGRMVLELRPPGMDKGVALGEYVRETGAGSVMYCGDDLGDLPAFAAVEKLRSDGVPGLLVCSGSTEVTELADRADLVVDGPEGVAGLLTALAGRLTSR, encoded by the coding sequence ATGGCCAGTCACCCCGGCGCAGCGTCGCTCCCGAGCCCCGTGACCACGGCGGGCCGGGACGGTCTCCACGCCATCCTCGCGCGGCCCCACGAGGCCGTCCTCGCCTTCGACTTCGACGGCACCCTCGCGCCGATCGTGCCGGACCCCGAGCAGGCCCGCGCCCACCCGGCCGCCGTACCCGCACTCGCGGCGCTGGCGCCGAAGGTGGCCTCGGTGGCCGTCGTCACCGGCCGGCCCGCGGGGGTCGCCGTGCGGTACGGCGGCTTCGCCGGAGTCGCGGGGCTCGACCACCTCGTCGTGCTCGGCCACTACGGGGCCGAGCGCTGGGACGCCGTCACCGGTACGGTCCGGGCGCCCGCCCCGCACCCCGGCGTGGCCGCCGCCCGCGCCGAACTCCCCGGTTTCCTCGACGGCATCGGCGCCTGGCAGGGCAGCTGGATCGAGGAGAAGGGCCGGGCCGTCGCGGTCCACACCCGCCGCGCCCAGGACCCGCAGGCCGCCTTCGAGGCACTGCGCGAACCGCTCGCGCGGCTCGCCCGCGAGCACGGCCTGATCGTCGAACCGGGGCGGATGGTCCTGGAGCTGCGTCCGCCGGGCATGGACAAGGGCGTCGCCCTCGGCGAGTACGTACGCGAGACCGGCGCCGGGTCGGTCATGTACTGCGGCGACGACCTGGGCGACCTGCCGGCCTTCGCCGCGGTCGAGAAACTCCGCTCCGACGGCGTCCCGGGCCTCCTGGTCTGCAGCGGCAGCACGGAGGTCACCGAACTGGCCGACCGCGCCGACCTGGTGGTGGACGGTCCGGAGGGAGTGGCCGGCCTGCTCACGGCCCTGGCCGGCCGACTGACGTCCCGCTAG
- a CDS encoding trehalose-6-phosphate synthase: protein MAPTHGTHPVLVASNRGPVSYTKDESGELTAKRGGGGLVSGLSAIGPDAGALWVCSALTDGDREAVRRGVGEEGVRMLDIDADTHAAAYNGIANSALWFVHHMLYQTPLEPVFDAEFRRQWAAYEMYNRAFAEALAEEAADGAAVLVQDYHLTLVPRMLRELRPDLRIGHFSHTPWAPADYFRLLPDDIAAKVLDGILGADRAAFLTRRWADAFTACCRAVLGPDAAPDTKIGVHGLGADADFLRERSHRADVDERMAALREQIGTAPDGGARRTVVRVDRTELSKNIVRGLLAYRQLLEDRPEWRERVVHVAFAYPSRQDLAVYRDYTAEVQRVADEINSRYGTAGWTPVVLHVKDDFARSLAAYRLADVALVNPIRDGMNLVAKEVPVVSDDGCVLVLSREAGAYEELGEDAVVVNPYDVVGTAAALHEALTLPLDERAERTKRLAAAATALPPAQWFLDQLHALRR, encoded by the coding sequence ATGGCTCCTACCCACGGCACCCACCCCGTCCTCGTCGCGTCCAACCGCGGCCCGGTCTCGTACACGAAGGACGAGTCCGGTGAGCTCACCGCCAAACGCGGTGGAGGCGGACTCGTGTCGGGCCTCTCCGCCATCGGCCCGGACGCCGGCGCCCTGTGGGTCTGCTCGGCCCTCACCGACGGCGACCGCGAGGCCGTCCGGCGCGGAGTCGGCGAGGAGGGCGTCCGGATGCTCGACATCGACGCCGACACCCATGCCGCCGCCTACAACGGCATCGCGAACTCCGCGCTCTGGTTCGTCCACCACATGCTGTACCAGACGCCCCTGGAGCCCGTCTTCGACGCGGAGTTCCGGCGTCAGTGGGCGGCCTACGAGATGTACAACCGGGCCTTCGCCGAGGCACTGGCCGAGGAGGCGGCGGACGGCGCCGCGGTCCTCGTGCAGGACTACCACCTGACGCTGGTGCCGCGGATGCTCCGCGAGCTCCGTCCCGACCTGCGGATCGGGCACTTCTCGCACACGCCGTGGGCACCGGCGGACTACTTCCGCCTGCTGCCGGACGACATCGCGGCGAAGGTCCTCGACGGGATCCTCGGCGCCGACCGCGCCGCGTTCCTCACCCGGCGGTGGGCGGACGCGTTCACCGCGTGCTGCCGGGCCGTGCTGGGGCCGGACGCCGCTCCGGACACGAAGATCGGCGTGCACGGCCTGGGCGCCGACGCGGACTTCCTGCGCGAACGCTCGCACCGCGCGGACGTCGACGAGCGGATGGCCGCGCTGCGGGAGCAGATCGGCACCGCCCCCGACGGGGGCGCCCGCAGGACCGTCGTGCGGGTGGACCGGACCGAGCTGTCGAAGAACATCGTGCGCGGCCTGCTGGCGTACCGGCAGCTGCTGGAGGACCGGCCCGAGTGGCGCGAGCGGGTGGTGCACGTGGCGTTCGCCTACCCGTCGCGCCAGGACCTCGCGGTCTACCGCGACTACACGGCCGAGGTGCAGCGGGTCGCCGACGAGATCAACTCCCGGTACGGGACGGCCGGCTGGACCCCGGTCGTGCTGCACGTGAAGGACGACTTCGCGCGCTCGCTCGCGGCGTACCGGCTGGCCGACGTGGCCCTGGTCAACCCCATCCGCGACGGCATGAACCTCGTCGCGAAGGAGGTCCCGGTCGTGTCCGACGACGGGTGCGTGCTGGTGCTGTCGCGGGAGGCGGGGGCGTACGAGGAGCTGGGCGAGGACGCCGTCGTCGTGAACCCGTACGACGTGGTGGGTACGGCGGCGGCGCTGCACGAGGCGTTGACGCTGCCCCTGGACGAGCGGGCCGAGAGGACCAAGCGGCTGGCCGCGGCGGCCACCGCGCTGCCTCCGGCGCAGTGGTTCCTGGACCAGTTGCACGCGCTGCGGAGGTAG
- a CDS encoding glucosyl-3-phosphoglycerate synthase — MLEDVERWLSTRSWSVKDRPLKKLIAAKRSTGSTVSVVLPALNEEATVGEIVAVIRRELMTAKVPLVDEVVVIDSGSTDRTSEVAAAAGARVVHRDEILPRLPAVPGKGEVLWRSLLVTRGDIVAFVDADLREFSADFVTGIVGPLLTEPGVDLVKAMYDRPLGAAAGQGGRVTELMARPLLNMHWPHLAGFVQPLGGEYAARRSLLEQLPFPVGYGVELGMLVDALHLVGLDALAQVDVGVRRHRHQDGQALGRMSAAIYRTAQLRLARGHMIRPVLTQFERGEHGFEPRTYSVDLEERPPMIDVTEYVSRRAA, encoded by the coding sequence GTGCTGGAAGACGTCGAGCGCTGGCTGAGCACGCGCTCCTGGTCCGTGAAGGACCGCCCGCTCAAGAAGCTGATCGCCGCGAAGCGCTCCACCGGTTCCACGGTGAGCGTCGTACTGCCCGCGCTCAACGAGGAGGCGACCGTCGGCGAGATCGTCGCCGTGATCCGCCGTGAGCTGATGACCGCGAAGGTGCCGCTCGTCGACGAGGTGGTGGTGATCGACTCGGGGTCGACGGACCGCACCTCCGAGGTCGCCGCCGCCGCGGGGGCCCGGGTGGTGCACCGGGACGAGATACTCCCGCGCCTCCCGGCCGTGCCCGGCAAGGGCGAGGTGCTGTGGCGCTCGCTGCTCGTCACCCGCGGGGACATCGTCGCCTTCGTCGACGCGGACCTGAGGGAGTTCTCGGCGGACTTCGTCACCGGGATCGTCGGTCCGCTGCTCACCGAGCCGGGCGTGGACCTCGTCAAGGCGATGTACGACCGCCCGCTGGGCGCCGCCGCCGGCCAGGGCGGCCGGGTCACCGAGCTGATGGCCCGCCCGCTGCTCAACATGCACTGGCCGCACCTGGCGGGCTTCGTCCAGCCGCTGGGCGGGGAGTACGCGGCGCGCCGCTCGCTCCTCGAACAGCTTCCGTTCCCCGTCGGGTACGGGGTGGAGCTGGGCATGCTCGTCGACGCGCTGCACCTCGTCGGGCTCGACGCGCTCGCACAGGTGGACGTGGGGGTGCGCAGGCACCGGCACCAGGACGGGCAGGCGCTCGGGCGGATGTCCGCGGCGATCTACCGGACGGCTCAGCTGCGGCTCGCCCGCGGGCACATGATCCGGCCCGTGCTGACCCAGTTCGAGCGGGGGGAACACGGCTTCGAGCCGCGCACGTACTCGGTGGACCTGGAGGAACGCCCCCCGATGATCGACGTCACGGAGTACGTGTCGCGCCGCGCGGCCTAG
- a CDS encoding cold-shock protein: protein MAQGTVKWFNAEKGYGFIAVDGGADVFVHYSAIQMDGYRTLEEGQRVDFEISQGQKGPQADMVRLATG from the coding sequence ATGGCTCAGGGCACCGTCAAATGGTTCAACGCGGAGAAGGGGTACGGCTTCATCGCGGTCGACGGTGGTGCGGATGTTTTCGTCCACTACAGCGCGATTCAGATGGACGGCTACCGCACCCTGGAAGAGGGTCAGCGGGTCGATTTCGAGATCTCGCAAGGCCAGAAGGGGCCGCAGGCGGACATGGTCCGTCTGGCGACCGGCTGA
- the thrC gene encoding threonine synthase — protein sequence MAAQTVASTTNATTTNPTAPAADSVDLGPAAALSCRECGHRVPLGPVFACEECFGPLEIAYDFSGYDTEELRKRIEAGPANIWRYAPLLPVPADVADKPNINPGWTKLVQADNLARELGVDAGKLFVKDDSGNPTHSFKDRVVAQALEAARAFGFTTLSCSSTGNLAGAVGAAAARAGLRSCVFIPHDLEQGKVVMAAVYGGELVGIEGNYDDVNRFCSELIGDPAGEGWGFVNVNLRPYYAEGSKTLAYEICEQLGWRLPDQLVVPIASGSQLTKIDKGLKELIALGLVEDRPYKIFGAQAEGCSPVSVAYKAGHDVVRPQKPDTIAKSLAIGNPADGPYVLDIARRTGGAVEDVDDVQIVDAIKLLARTEGIFAETAGGVTVGVAKKLIESGLLDPALTTVVLNTGDGLKTLDAVASDTGLTATIRPNLDSFHEAGLGS from the coding sequence ATGGCTGCGCAGACTGTTGCAAGCACCACGAATGCAACCACCACGAACCCCACCGCCCCCGCCGCGGACTCCGTCGACCTCGGCCCGGCCGCCGCGCTGTCCTGCCGCGAGTGCGGCCACCGCGTCCCGCTCGGTCCGGTCTTCGCCTGCGAGGAGTGTTTCGGCCCGCTGGAGATCGCGTACGACTTCTCGGGCTACGACACCGAAGAGCTCCGCAAGCGCATCGAGGCGGGCCCCGCGAACATCTGGCGCTACGCGCCGCTGCTGCCCGTCCCCGCGGACGTCGCCGACAAGCCGAACATCAACCCCGGCTGGACCAAGCTCGTCCAGGCCGACAACCTGGCGCGCGAGCTGGGCGTCGACGCCGGCAAGCTCTTCGTGAAGGACGACTCCGGCAATCCGACGCACTCCTTCAAGGACCGGGTCGTCGCCCAGGCGCTGGAGGCCGCGCGCGCGTTCGGCTTCACCACGCTCTCCTGCTCCTCCACCGGCAACCTCGCGGGCGCGGTGGGCGCCGCCGCCGCGCGGGCGGGCCTGCGCTCGTGCGTGTTCATCCCGCACGACCTGGAGCAGGGCAAGGTCGTCATGGCCGCGGTCTACGGCGGCGAGCTCGTCGGCATCGAGGGCAACTACGACGACGTGAACCGCTTCTGCTCCGAGCTGATCGGCGACCCGGCCGGCGAGGGCTGGGGCTTCGTCAACGTCAACCTGCGGCCGTACTACGCGGAGGGGTCCAAGACCCTGGCGTACGAGATCTGCGAGCAGCTCGGCTGGCGGCTGCCGGACCAGCTGGTCGTGCCGATCGCCTCCGGCTCGCAGCTCACGAAGATCGACAAGGGCCTGAAGGAACTGATCGCGCTGGGCCTCGTCGAGGACCGGCCGTACAAGATCTTCGGCGCCCAGGCCGAGGGCTGCTCGCCGGTGTCCGTCGCGTACAAGGCCGGGCACGACGTCGTACGGCCGCAGAAGCCGGACACGATCGCCAAGTCGCTGGCGATCGGCAACCCGGCCGACGGCCCGTACGTGCTCGACATCGCCCGCCGAACCGGGGGCGCGGTGGAGGACGTGGACGACGTCCAGATCGTCGACGCGATCAAGCTGCTGGCGCGGACCGAGGGCATCTTCGCGGAGACCGCCGGCGGGGTGACGGTGGGCGTGGCGAAGAAGCTGATCGAGAGCGGTCTGCTGGACCCGGCCCTGACGACCGTCGTCCTCAACACCGGGGACGGTCTGAAGACCCTGGACGCGGTCGCGTCCGACACCGGGCTCACCGCGACCATCCGCCCGAACCTCGACTCCTTCCACGAGGCCGGGCTCGGTTCCTAG
- a CDS encoding NADH:flavin oxidoreductase, with product MTVDTTASESASVSRVAGILSRPLALNGLTVPNRIAMAPMTRQFSPGGVPGEDVVSYYARRAAAGVGLIVTEGTYVGHESAGNSDRVPRFHGAEQLAGWAKVAEGVHAAGGTIVPQLWHIGMVRSAGEPPFADAPAVGPSGLRPDGTAGQGKEMTQADLDDVIGAFAEAAAAAERIGFDGVELHGAHGYLLDQFLWAGTNRRTDAYGGDLVARTRFAAEIVAAVRAAVSPAFPVIFRYSQWKQGVYKARLAETPAELEAVLAPLAAAGVDTFHASTRRYWLPEFDGSGLNLAGWTKKLTGKPVITVGSVGLDGDFVKGFRGEGAPVKGIDDLLDRLENEEFDMIAVGRALLQDPQWAAKVLAGRFGELAPFDAKALGSLS from the coding sequence GTGACTGTCGACACCACCGCCTCCGAGTCCGCCTCCGTCTCCCGCGTGGCCGGGATCCTCTCCCGGCCCCTCGCCCTCAACGGCCTGACCGTCCCGAACCGGATCGCGATGGCGCCGATGACCCGGCAGTTCTCGCCGGGCGGCGTCCCCGGGGAGGACGTGGTGTCGTACTACGCGCGCCGGGCCGCCGCCGGGGTCGGCCTCATCGTCACCGAGGGCACGTACGTGGGCCACGAGTCGGCCGGGAACAGCGACCGGGTGCCGCGGTTCCACGGTGCGGAGCAGCTGGCCGGCTGGGCGAAGGTCGCCGAGGGGGTGCACGCGGCGGGCGGGACGATCGTGCCGCAGCTCTGGCACATCGGCATGGTGCGGTCCGCCGGGGAGCCGCCGTTCGCCGACGCGCCCGCGGTCGGCCCCTCCGGGCTGCGTCCCGACGGGACCGCCGGTCAGGGCAAGGAGATGACGCAGGCCGACCTGGACGACGTCATCGGTGCCTTCGCCGAGGCCGCGGCCGCCGCCGAGCGCATCGGCTTCGACGGGGTCGAGCTGCACGGCGCGCACGGCTACCTGCTCGACCAGTTCCTGTGGGCGGGCACGAACCGGCGCACGGACGCGTACGGCGGTGACCTCGTCGCCCGTACGAGGTTCGCGGCGGAGATCGTGGCCGCGGTGCGGGCCGCCGTCTCCCCGGCCTTCCCCGTGATCTTCCGCTACTCGCAGTGGAAGCAGGGCGTCTACAAGGCGCGCCTCGCCGAGACCCCGGCGGAGCTGGAGGCGGTGCTGGCGCCCCTCGCGGCGGCCGGTGTGGACACCTTCCACGCGTCGACGCGGCGCTACTGGCTGCCGGAGTTCGACGGGTCCGGCCTGAACCTGGCCGGCTGGACGAAGAAGCTCACCGGGAAGCCCGTCATCACGGTCGGGTCGGTGGGCCTGGACGGCGACTTCGTCAAGGGCTTCCGCGGCGAGGGTGCCCCGGTCAAGGGCATCGACGACCTGCTCGACCGGCTGGAGAACGAGGAGTTCGACATGATCGCGGTCGGCCGGGCGCTGCTGCAGGACCCGCAGTGGGCGGCGAAGGTGCTGGCGGGGCGGTTCGGTGAACTGGCCCCCTTCGACGCGAAGGCGCTGGGCTCGCTGAGCTGA
- a CDS encoding TetR/AcrR family transcriptional regulator, which translates to MVERRRADARRNYARILTVAEEEVAAHGADASLEQIARTAGVGSATVRRHFPTRRALLEAVAQTRIAALGVRADELTGRDDSRDALLEWLGEVVAYCVSARGLAVALSYDDPAADPVHENSCSRSLEEAGGPLLRRAVRDGAVAADVTVGDLITLAVGIVLATEHRGDPAAEADRLFRLAVEGLSPRGR; encoded by the coding sequence ATGGTGGAACGCCGGCGTGCGGACGCGAGGCGCAACTACGCGCGCATTCTGACCGTGGCCGAGGAGGAGGTCGCCGCCCACGGGGCCGACGCCTCCCTGGAGCAGATCGCCCGCACCGCGGGGGTCGGGTCCGCCACCGTGCGCCGGCACTTCCCGACGCGTCGCGCGCTGCTCGAAGCGGTGGCGCAGACGCGGATCGCGGCGCTGGGCGTCCGCGCGGACGAGCTGACCGGCCGGGACGACAGCAGGGACGCCCTGCTGGAGTGGCTCGGGGAGGTCGTCGCCTACTGCGTGTCCGCCCGCGGGCTGGCGGTCGCGCTGTCCTACGACGACCCGGCGGCCGACCCGGTGCACGAGAACTCGTGCTCACGGTCCTTGGAGGAGGCGGGCGGCCCGCTGCTCCGGCGCGCCGTGCGGGACGGCGCGGTGGCGGCGGACGTCACGGTCGGCGACCTGATCACGCTGGCGGTCGGCATCGTCCTGGCCACGGAACACCGCGGCGACCCGGCCGCCGAGGCGGACCGGCTGTTCCGGCTGGCCGTGGAGGGGCTGAGCCCGAGGGGGCGATGA
- the groL gene encoding chaperonin GroEL (60 kDa chaperone family; promotes refolding of misfolded polypeptides especially under stressful conditions; forms two stacked rings of heptamers to form a barrel-shaped 14mer; ends can be capped by GroES; misfolded proteins enter the barrel where they are refolded when GroES binds): MAKIIAFDEEARRGLERGMNQLADAVKVTLGPKGRNVVLEKKWGAPTITNDGVSIAKEIELEDPYEKIGAELVKEVAKKTDDVAGDGTTTATVLAQALVREGLRNVAAGANPMALKRGIEKAVEAVSGALLEQAKDVETKEQIASTASISAADTQIGELIAEAMDKVGKEGVITVEESQTFGLELELTEGMRFDKGYISAYFATDMERMEAVLDDPYILIANSKIANVKDLLPLLEKVMQGGKPLLIIAEDVEGEALSTLVVNKIRGTFKSVAVKAPGFGDRRKAMLGDIAILTGGEVISEEVGLKLENAGLDLLGRARKVVITKDETTIVDGSGSADQVQGRVNQIRAEIENSDSDYDREKLQERLAKLAGGVAVIKAGAATEVELKERKHRIEDAVRNAKAAVEEGIVAGGGVALLQASSVFEKLELTGDEATGANAVKLALEAPLKQIAVNGGLEGGVIVEKVRNLPVGHGLNAATGEYVDMIAEGIIDPAKVTRSALQNAASIAALFLTTEAVIADKPEKASAGAGAGGGMPGGDMDF, translated from the coding sequence ATGGCCAAGATCATCGCGTTCGACGAGGAGGCACGGCGCGGTCTCGAGCGCGGGATGAACCAGCTCGCCGACGCCGTCAAGGTCACCCTTGGTCCCAAGGGTCGCAACGTCGTCCTCGAGAAGAAGTGGGGCGCCCCCACGATCACCAACGATGGTGTTTCCATCGCCAAGGAGATCGAGCTCGAGGACCCGTACGAGAAGATCGGCGCCGAGCTGGTCAAGGAAGTCGCCAAGAAGACGGACGACGTCGCCGGTGACGGAACGACCACCGCGACCGTTCTCGCCCAGGCGCTGGTCCGCGAGGGCCTGCGCAACGTAGCCGCCGGCGCCAACCCGATGGCTCTCAAGCGCGGTATCGAGAAGGCCGTCGAGGCCGTCTCCGGTGCCCTGCTGGAGCAGGCGAAGGATGTCGAGACCAAGGAGCAGATCGCTTCGACGGCCTCCATCTCCGCCGCCGACACCCAGATCGGCGAGCTCATCGCCGAGGCGATGGACAAGGTCGGCAAGGAAGGCGTCATCACGGTCGAGGAGTCCCAGACCTTCGGTCTGGAGCTCGAGCTCACCGAGGGCATGCGCTTCGACAAGGGCTACATCTCGGCGTACTTCGCCACCGACATGGAGCGTATGGAGGCCGTCCTCGACGACCCGTACATCCTGATCGCCAACTCGAAGATCGCCAACGTCAAGGACCTGCTCCCGCTCCTCGAGAAGGTCATGCAGGGCGGCAAGCCGCTGCTGATCATCGCCGAGGACGTCGAGGGCGAGGCGCTGTCGACGCTGGTCGTCAACAAGATCCGTGGCACCTTCAAGTCCGTCGCCGTCAAGGCCCCGGGCTTCGGTGACCGCCGCAAGGCCATGCTCGGCGACATCGCCATCCTCACGGGCGGCGAGGTCATCTCCGAGGAGGTCGGCCTGAAGCTGGAGAACGCGGGTCTGGACCTGCTGGGCCGTGCCCGCAAGGTCGTCATCACCAAGGACGAGACCACGATCGTGGACGGCTCCGGCTCCGCCGACCAGGTCCAGGGCCGGGTCAACCAGATCCGTGCCGAGATCGAGAACTCCGACTCGGACTACGACCGCGAGAAGCTCCAGGAGCGTCTGGCGAAGCTGGCCGGCGGCGTGGCCGTCATCAAGGCCGGTGCCGCCACGGAGGTCGAGCTCAAGGAGCGCAAGCACCGCATCGAGGACGCCGTCCGCAACGCGAAGGCGGCCGTCGAGGAGGGCATCGTCGCCGGTGGTGGCGTGGCCCTGCTCCAGGCCTCCTCGGTGTTCGAGAAGCTCGAGCTCACGGGTGACGAGGCGACCGGCGCCAACGCCGTGAAGCTCGCCCTGGAGGCCCCGCTCAAGCAGATCGCCGTCAACGGTGGTCTCGAGGGTGGCGTCATCGTCGAGAAGGTCCGCAACCTGCCCGTCGGCCACGGCCTGAACGCCGCGACCGGTGAGTACGTGGACATGATCGCCGAGGGCATCATCGACCCGGCGAAGGTCACGCGTTCCGCCCTGCAGAACGCCGCCTCCATCGCCGCGCTGTTCCTCACCACCGAGGCCGTCATCGCCGACAAGCCGGAGAAGGCCTCGGCCGGTGCCGGCGCCGGTGGCGGCATGCCGGGCGGTGACATGGACTTCTGA
- a CDS encoding NmrA/HSCARG family protein — MPTDPRTGQAPVLVTGATGRQGGATVRALLAAGVPVRALVRDPASPRARAVRALGAEPVTGDLHDRDSVARAAEGARAVFSVQMAGITETGFDFEGEVRQGVNLIEGARAAGVPQFVHTSVSGAGQHVEHPGWAAGRWKSSQAPLRAKTAIQDRLREAGFPRWTLLKPSFFMDNFRPSTGFLFPRGVEGGIVSVLRPATHLSLVATDDIGAAAAAAVADPERFHRVELELASDYLTMTRIAEVLSRALGTPLRAPDMTEEEALAAGMPPMGASHDRLNVTGQPARPQYAREFGIPLTTFEEWTRQHLRLAA, encoded by the coding sequence ATGCCCACAGATCCCCGTACAGGACAGGCACCGGTCCTGGTCACCGGCGCGACCGGCAGGCAGGGCGGAGCCACCGTCCGCGCCCTGCTCGCGGCGGGCGTCCCCGTGCGGGCCCTGGTGCGCGATCCGGCCTCCCCCCGCGCCAGGGCCGTCCGGGCGCTCGGCGCGGAACCGGTCACCGGGGACCTCCACGACCGCGACTCGGTGGCGCGGGCCGCGGAGGGCGCCCGCGCGGTCTTCTCCGTGCAGATGGCCGGGATCACCGAAACCGGCTTCGACTTCGAGGGAGAGGTCCGGCAGGGGGTCAACCTCATCGAGGGCGCCAGGGCGGCGGGCGTGCCGCAGTTCGTGCACACGTCGGTGAGCGGCGCCGGCCAACACGTCGAGCACCCCGGCTGGGCAGCGGGCCGGTGGAAGTCGTCGCAGGCTCCCCTGAGAGCCAAGACCGCGATCCAGGACCGGCTCCGCGAGGCAGGTTTCCCGCGCTGGACGCTGCTCAAGCCGAGCTTCTTCATGGACAACTTCCGCCCGTCCACGGGGTTCCTGTTCCCGCGCGGTGTCGAGGGCGGCATCGTGAGCGTCCTCAGGCCCGCGACGCACCTGTCCCTCGTCGCGACGGACGACATCGGCGCGGCGGCGGCCGCGGCGGTCGCCGATCCGGAGCGGTTCCACCGCGTCGAACTGGAGCTGGCGAGCGACTACCTGACGATGACGCGGATCGCCGAGGTCCTCTCCCGGGCCCTGGGGACACCCCTGCGTGCGCCGGACATGACGGAGGAGGAGGCCCTTGCCGCGGGCATGCCGCCGATGGGGGCCTCGCACGACCGGCTGAACGTGACCGGCCAGCCCGCCCGGCCGCAGTACGCCAGGGAGTTCGGCATCCCGCTGACCACGTTCGAGGAGTGGACGCGGCAGCACCTGCGCCTGGCGGCCTGA
- a CDS encoding ubiquitin-like small modifier protein 1, with product MSVNVRIPTILRTYTGGQAEVAAEGATLGDVIADLEKNHTGIAARVLDDQGKLRRFVNVYVNDDDVRFEQGLETATPDGAGVSIIPAVAGG from the coding sequence GTGAGCGTCAACGTCCGTATCCCCACCATCCTGCGTACCTACACGGGTGGGCAGGCCGAGGTGGCCGCCGAAGGGGCGACCCTCGGTGATGTCATCGCCGACCTGGAGAAGAACCACACCGGGATCGCGGCCCGGGTCCTGGACGACCAGGGGAAGCTGCGGCGGTTCGTCAACGTGTACGTGAACGACGACGACGTCCGGTTCGAGCAGGGCCTGGAGACGGCCACGCCGGACGGCGCCGGCGTCTCGATCATCCCGGCGGTCGCCGGAGGCTGA
- a CDS encoding DUF3263 domain-containing protein yields the protein MDDRGLTALERAVLALEGRGWGSPGAKERAVREELGLVPVRYYQLLNALLDTERALAHDPVTVNRLRRIREIRRTGREE from the coding sequence ATGGACGATCGAGGGCTGACCGCGCTGGAGCGGGCCGTGCTCGCCCTGGAGGGGCGCGGGTGGGGGTCGCCGGGGGCCAAGGAGCGGGCCGTCCGGGAGGAGCTGGGGCTCGTCCCGGTCCGTTACTACCAGTTGCTGAACGCCCTGCTGGACACGGAGCGGGCCCTGGCCCACGACCCGGTGACCGTCAACCGGCTGCGCCGCATCCGCGAGATACGCAGGACCGGGCGCGAGGAATAA